From the genome of Capsicum annuum cultivar UCD-10X-F1 chromosome 4, UCD10Xv1.1, whole genome shotgun sequence:
TTGTGGCGTAAGACGTCTTCCGAAAACAATCGTTGATACAATTATCTTTTAATGTTTCGTAGCATATGGTATATATATTATGAAACATTAAAATAGTCATAAGtaagaaattaatttattaaaataagcAACATTATCAATGGGCATATATTACCTTCCACTACTAATATCTTGGGCTCATGCTTCATGTCACATGTCTTAGCCTATGTCCATGTGTGAACAACCtttgattcttaaaattattaattattagaaCATCAACTCCATCCCCAATTATTATTAGAACACCAACTCCATCCCCATTTCCGTCCCTCAAATTCTATTATTAGTATATAATAttcaatcaaatactaaaatatttacCTGAAAAAAATCCCAAAGTAAAACAGTTTGTGCAGAAATATATTTTCCATCCACAACTGAAATCGAGATGGATCAGCTATATGAAAATTCTTTCATAAGAGAAAGAAGGACGAGTCAATAGTAAAAAACACACTTTCATACTGAATTGACTTACACGCGCATATTGTTGAGTGGGAACAATATTTGGTTAATTCAACATCAACGTGTATTACAATATAAAAGAACCTATAGTTTAGGTAGGTCAAGGGAATACAATTAAGGTACGAGACCCATGAAAACAATGATACTTCAAGTGTGTTTTTGAccgttgactcaaaagaaagatgaataCACATGATGTTACATAGAGAGAAGAAAGGAGAGGCCAAGAGAAGCATATTCTCAAGAAgttcaacaatatttttatttgtaaattgaAAAGAGAGGCTTCAAAAGTTTACCTTTAGAAATGGAGgcaaattttatttgtttaaagtgtaaaagttggtcaaaaaaaaaagaaaaaatcaaagctTTAGCAATTAAAAAGCCACATCTCTTTCAGTTTGTCTCCACTTAACACTTTTCAAGATTGAGAATTTTGATCTTTCCAAACTTAATTGTAGCAGTGGGGCAATACAGcacatgaaaaatattattgatttatagtATACTATTAAATTAAGTAAGAAGGGTCCTAGAAATTTCAATATCAAGAAGACCAAATTGGAATACATCAATCAATTTTTCAGACTCATAAAGGTGCAAACAAGTTGCATGGGATTCCACCTTTGTAGCACCAACTTGATAATTATGTGTAGgcaatttgaattttttgttttctctcaGACCCTACTTCAGGAGGTCATGGATTCAAGTCGTGAAAACACCCTTTGCAGAAATAGAAGGTCATGAATTCAAGTCGTGAAAACACCCCTGGAAATACCCCTTGCAGAAACggaaggtaaggttgcgtacaataaaTTCTTATGATTCAATCCTTCTTCGAGCTCCATGCATAGCGAGAGCTTTAGTGCATAGGACTGCCCTCGTTGCCCTCATTGAGTCTACTTGTTTATGCAAATGCCCTAAAATAGTGCCTATAGAATTTGGAGTGTTGGACCCCCATCTATGAtttgctttttttcttctttctagcTTTAGCTTTGTACAATTGTTACCGACATGTCCATGTCAAGCCTCTTTCATCGACCTACCTCTTGAGAAATAGCTTTAGTATCCTATTGATATTAGTTGTTATTGCTGCCAACTTGATGTAAATTAGAATCGTGATTCACAGGACATGGAAGATTTTACTTTGAATAAGAACACACTTCACCTAAATTTAGGAAGGGAAATTTCATCCTCTATCAAAAACTGGATTATTAGAAATAGAAGAATTCATCCGGAGTCAAATTTTCGGCCTAAATCGTTCTTGTTCTTTGTTTGTGTTTTACCTTTTGATACGTGAGGAAGTAATTCAGGTACAACCACccttacaacaacaataaatataTTCAGTTGGTTCCACAAAGTGAGCTCTATAGAGGATAGAGTGTACCCCCTATATCCTATCTCAGAGGTAGAGAAGTTCTTTATGACAAATCCTCGGCTCGTGTACAACGACCCTTGGTCTTCATATATACTCGTTCAACTTCCTCTTTAATAAGTGGTTAATTGATGAGAGACAAGAAGGGGGTCATATATAACAAAAGGAGAATATTATGAATTcattcataaatttttttaaaaaatgttgttACACATACGGGAAGGAGAATGGAATTACAAAGTGGAAAATTGCACCACcaccaataaaataaaaatttaaacagtcAACCAATCAAACTATTAGGATTAAACcgaaaattataattaattgttCTACTAATGCTTAATTTATTAAAGCGGGTAAAAGTAGACCGTAAATTGTAATTTATGCTCAGCGATTGATGATCTACTATAATGCTTAATTTATTAAAACGGATAAACCTAAAAATTTCCCATTGGATTTATGTTTCAAGTTGATAAGGGGCTAACCTTCGAAGTTGCAATAAAGAGAATTAGGTTCTTGCTATGTAGGCAAGAAGTTCTGAAGACAAAACTATAACATGTTTAAAGTGTGCCATGAAGTAGTTTATGCAGTTGGATAAAAATGACCAGTATTAATACTCTGACAACTATAATCTCATTACACATCATAGTACTTTGTAGCTTATGTTGTCCACATCGTTGGACATTGGAAAATTCTACTAGTTTATAATGTTGAATATTGTATTGTTTGGCTAAAGAAAAGGTTCTTTCCTAAAGCTCTAAAGTGGATAATCACAGAAACTTTACACTTTGCAACTTGGGTAATTTCCTGATTGGAGAAAGTGTATCTCACTCGGTGTACACACCAAGCAAATAAATGTAACACACAACATATACGAGTATATATTCGAATGACAGCGTGGGAGAACCTGGAGACATTTAAGGGTGTATTTGGTGAGGTAAATGTCCTCGATTGAAAAACAAGTAGTTCAGCTTAATTTCCCCTTTCGTACCGAGGGAGTTCAATCATTGAAAATAAAACAAAGATGCCAGTATGTCTATTTGAagagaaaacatatgcaatcgaAGATCACGAGCTCAAACATATATATTGTACCTACTAAAGAAACACTCCACAAATATCATAGACGACCTAAAAGACCTAACTAGTTCAACAGTAACAACAATGTATTCGGCAAGTATTGTGCCGCCATCACATTGCATTCTAAGAGCACATGTGCATGTCTACATAATGAGGATTTACGAGCCAACACGAACGCACCTTTCAATCTCTGAATCAAACAGCCAGTTCAACAATGCATTTTCTCCTCGACAACAGCTGCAACACAATTACTCAATCAACCTGAACTTGCTGCTTGAATACCACGGCATGACAAGAAGCCACTCCTGAAACATTCTATTTACAGACTACTTCAGTAAGTAAAGTCATGACCAGGGCTATCAGAATGCATATCCATGGACGCATCAGCTGAGTTACAGTTCGCTTCGTTGTTTCTTGCTCCATTTGAAGGCTGGACGTTGTTTAAATAGTAACCTCCTTGAGCAACTTGATAATTCTGCAGGCTTTGCCGAACAGGgcttgagagagcatttgagaaaacATAATTCTTCGATTGCGGATCATAATCCGATCGTACTCCATTTCCTGGAGCTGCTACACCAATTGAGCCTGAAGAAAGTGGGAAGCCTGAATTTGCAACATGCATTGGTTGAGAATGTTGGTTTTGTGGTGGTCTAGGCGACATTGAATGGTCCTCCCCACTATAATCCAGTTCCGACTGACAAGACATTACATGCACTTTCAGAGAAGATCAGTAAAAGCACTTCCAGACAAACAAAACACTGATCAAATGTTTTTTTAAAAGTAGATGATGTTATAGATTATTATGACCAATTATTTACTGAAGAGAGCAATCAGAAGAGGATGAAAACAGGAAATCCAAGTAAAAGAACACTTTGCAACCTCtgcaaaattttcaattcaatcagCATAGTACAAAACCAGCTTCTCACGCACAGAATATAGGAAAATTATCATTAACTAGGGTActatttttccttatattataacAACGATCCAGAGATGCATGATCTCATGAATTACTTGCAAGAAGATCGTAATAATATTATAGAAAGACCATCTTTTCAGTACCTGATAAATTTTGTTCTACATTTAAATAAGACATGTACATGTACTCTTCAAGTAAAAGTAGGCAAATGGAGACGGGAGAGAATTAGAAGGTCAGTATCTCAAAGAGCACGAGAAGCAGTGAACACCATCACAATAAAGCTGAAAAGCCACTGGTTCCTCTTTAAAAGCCAAATGATCAGAATGAACATATTGCAAGAAACGAAATCAAACGTTAACAAGGACAATTACAAATCTATAATCAGCAATCATCTTATCTCAACAACGCATTTCTTTGAAGTAAATTAGTTCAATAGACTGTAAACATGAAAACCACATGCAGAACACATTCACAAACTCATTCACAGTTTTACAAT
Proteins encoded in this window:
- the LOC107855065 gene encoding uncharacterized protein LOC107855065, whose amino-acid sequence is MAKKRKSVATSIDEVDRTMYSTFCSTANSLSQLYSQAMNQQKLSFQAGERHGLEKMYQWILRQQEGGSRVTTADMMNYLQSELDYSGEDHSMSPRPPQNQHSQPMHVANSGFPLSSGSIGVAAPGNGVRSDYDPQSKNYVFSNALSSPVRQSLQNYQVAQGGYYLNNVQPSNGARNNEANCNSADASMDMHSDSPGHDFTY